From the genome of Nicotiana sylvestris chromosome 2, ASM39365v2, whole genome shotgun sequence, one region includes:
- the LOC104223379 gene encoding patatin-like protein 2: MGRIFLAALTLLVVFLHVLQPFMVSAATKGKMVTVLSIDGGGIRGIIPGTLLAFLESKLQEIDGPNARIVDYFDVVAGTSTGGLVTTMLTAPNKDNLPLYAAKDITNFYMEHSPKIFPTSSRTRFVEKFSRIFGGPKYDGKYLRSLVKSTLGNLTTKQTLTDIVIPTFDIKRLQPIIFTTLDARANVSKDALLSDICLGTSAAPTYFPAHYFETKDAQGKTHTFDLIDGGVAANNPTLMAMTHVIKEMMNGKFQYEGVKTMDCKRMLVLSLGTGIGKHEEKYNAASASKWGLLGWMYNNGASPLIDVYGDASVDIVDIHLSTIFKSFGSEKNYLRIQDDNLTGDAANMDVATKENMETLVKIGNDLLKKPVSRVNLETGRYEAVHGEGTNEEAIIRFVKLLSEERKLRQLTDKCSST; encoded by the exons ATGGGGAGGATTTTCTTAGCAGCACTAACACTGTTAGTAGTGTTCCTTCATGTCCTACAACCTTTTATGGTTTCTGCTGCTACAAAAGGAAAGATGGTAACAGTTTTGAGCATAGATGGAGGTGGCATCAGAGGCATTATTCCTGGCACCCTTCTTGCTTTCCTTGAATCCAAACTTCAG GAAATTGACGGACCAAATGCAAGAATTGTAGACTATTTTGATGTGGTTGCTGGAACAAGTACAGGCGGATTGGTAACAACTATGCTTACAGCCCCAAACAAAGATAACCTCCCTTTATATGCAGCAAAAGATATTACCAACTTCTACATGGAGCACAGCCCTAAAATCTTTCCTACGAGCAG CCGCACCAGATTTGTGGAGAAGTTCTCAAGGATATTTGGGGGGCCAAAGTATGACGGCAAGTACCTGAGATCATTGGTTAAGTCAACATTAGGCAATCTTACTACCAAGCAGACATTGACTGATATAGTCATCCCAACTTTTGATATCAAGCGCCTTCAACCCATAATTTTCACTACCCTTgat GCAAGAGCAAATGTATCTAAGGATGCGCTACTATCAGACATCTGTCTTGGTACCTCAGCAGCACCCACTTATTTCCCTGCACACTATTTTGAGACCAAGGATGCTCAAGGGAAAACGCATACATTTGATCTTATTGATGGAGGTGTAGCTGCAAATAATCCA ACTCTAATGGCAATGACTCACGTTATAAAAGAAATGATGAACGGGAAATTCCAATATGAGGGTGTAAAAACCATGGACTGCAAGAGAATGTTGGTTCTGTCGCTGGGCACGGGTATAGGCAAGCATGAAGAGAAGTATAACGCAGCCTCAGCTTCAAAATGGGGCTTACTTGGTTGGATGTACAACAATGGTGCCAGTCCATTGATTGATGTTTATGGTGATGCAAGTGTTGATATTGTGGACATACACCtttccaccatttttaagtcCTTTGGCAGTGAGAAGAATTACCTCAGAATCCAG GATGATAATTTGACAGGGGACGCCGCAAATATGGATGTGGCAACCAAAGAAAACATGGAGACACTTGTGAAGATTGGTAATGATCTATTGAAGAAGCCAGTGTCAAGGGTCAACTTGGAGACAGGACGATATGAAGCAGTTCATGGGGAGGGGACTAATGAAGAAGCTATTATCCGTTTTGTTAAGTTGCTCTCAGAGGAAAGGAAGCTCCGACAACTAACTGACAAGTGTTCTTCGACTTGA